The Medicago truncatula cultivar Jemalong A17 chromosome 4, MtrunA17r5.0-ANR, whole genome shotgun sequence genome includes a region encoding these proteins:
- the LOC11445140 gene encoding uncharacterized GPI-anchored protein At1g61900 isoform X2 — MRGVFTSSWLLQITMFLLHLLLFMNKSQGSPISGSKYSLSITTKVDVFPSDISPSTQPQPFIPLLAPSPLIPFTNNSVPKLSGLCSLNFSAAQHIMTQTATDCWTSFAPYLANVVCCPQFDAMLVTLIGQSSKYSGVLALNTTHAKHCLSDVHKVLVSQGATEDLNNICSIHSSNLTEGSCPVAFVDEFESIVDTSRLLTACRKIDPVNECCDQVCQNAINYAARKISLNDMSNSNGNHSLPRKTALVNDCKNIVLRWLAGKLNSSAANSVFRGLSNCNLNKECGNQIRNQTSCCKATKNYVSYLQGQSFVTNLQALKCAVSLGEKLQKANVTKNIYDLCHISLKDFSLQVGSQESGCLLPSLPSDASFDRTSGIGFICDLNDNVVAPWTSTSYALQSSCNRTTKLPSLPTSTSSQNGLFINILVLPPLFTSTLLLTRLL, encoded by the exons ATGAGGGGAGTGTTCACCTCCAGCTGGCTTCTCCAGATTACTATGTTTCTGCTGCATCTTCTTCTAT TTATGAACAAGTCTCAGGGCTCTCCAATCAGTGGATCAAAATATTCCCTTTCAATTACAACCAAAGTTGATGTGTTTCCTTCTGATATCTCTCCAAGTACACAGCCACAGCCCTTTATTCCTCTTTTAGCTCCTTCTCCATTGATACCTTTCACAAATAATTCTGTGCCTAAGTTATCAG GCCTGTGTTCATTGAATTTCTCAGCTGCTCAACATATAATGACCCAAACTGCGACGGATTGCTGGACTTCCTTTGCCCCCTATTTGGCAAATGTTGTATGTTGTCCCCAATTTGATGCCATGCTGGTAACCCTAATAGGTCAGTCAAGTAAATACTCTGGAGTGTTAGCTTTGAACACAACTCATGCTAAGCACTGCCTCTCTGATGTTCACAAGGTTCTTGTTAGTCAAGGAGCAACTGAAGACCTAAACAATATATGTTCAATCCATTCATCAAATCTCACTGAAGGCTCGTGTCCTGTTGCGTTTGTCGACGAATTTGAGAGCATTGTAGACACTTCCAGACTTCTAACGGCTTGTAGAAAAATTGATCCTGTAAATGAATGTTGTGATCAAGTATGCCAAAATGCTATAAACTATGCTGCTAGAAAAATTTCCTTAAATGACATGTCTAATTCAAATGGAAACCATAGTTTGCCTCGAAAGACGGCTCTGGTTAATGACTGTAAGAACATAGTTCTACGTTGGCTGGCCGGAAAACTCAACTCATCAGCAGCAAATAGTGTTTTTAGAGGACTTTCAAATTGCAACCTAAACAAAG AATGTGGAAATCAGATAAGAAATCAAACATCTTGCTGCAAAGCAACCAAAAATTATGTCTCCTATTTGCAAGGACAAAGCTTTGTGACCAATCTACAAGCCTTGAAATGTGCTGTATCACTTGGGGAGAAGTTGCAGAAAGCAAATGTCACCAAGAATATCTATGATCTTTGCCATATAAGCTTGAAGGATTTTTCTCTTCAAG TTGGATCACAAG AATCTGGCTGCCTTTTACCAAGTTTGCCTTCGGATGCATCATTCGATAGAACTTCAGGAATTGGATTCATTTGCGACCTCAATGACAACGTTGTTGCTCCATGGACTTCGACATCTTACGCGCTACAATCTTCATGCAATAGAA CGACAAAACTTCCATCTCTTCCCACGTCGACATCGTCTCAAAATG GTCTTTTCATTAATATCTTAGTTTTGCCTCCCCTCTTCACCTCAACATTACTTCTCACGAGGCTTCTTTAA
- the LOC11445140 gene encoding uncharacterized GPI-anchored protein At1g61900 isoform X1, with product MRGVFTSSWLLQITMFLLHLLLFMNKSQGSPISGSKYSLSITTKVDVFPSDISPSTQPQPFIPLLAPSPLIPFTNNSVPKLSGLCSLNFSAAQHIMTQTATDCWTSFAPYLANVVCCPQFDAMLVTLIGQSSKYSGVLALNTTHAKHCLSDVHKVLVSQGATEDLNNICSIHSSNLTEGSCPVAFVDEFESIVDTSRLLTACRKIDPVNECCDQVCQNAINYAARKISLNDMSNSNGNHSLPRKTALVNDCKNIVLRWLAGKLNSSAANSVFRGLSNCNLNKVCPLVFPNISRIAKECGNQIRNQTSCCKATKNYVSYLQGQSFVTNLQALKCAVSLGEKLQKANVTKNIYDLCHISLKDFSLQVGSQESGCLLPSLPSDASFDRTSGIGFICDLNDNVVAPWTSTSYALQSSCNRTTKLPSLPTSTSSQNGLFINILVLPPLFTSTLLLTRLL from the exons ATGAGGGGAGTGTTCACCTCCAGCTGGCTTCTCCAGATTACTATGTTTCTGCTGCATCTTCTTCTAT TTATGAACAAGTCTCAGGGCTCTCCAATCAGTGGATCAAAATATTCCCTTTCAATTACAACCAAAGTTGATGTGTTTCCTTCTGATATCTCTCCAAGTACACAGCCACAGCCCTTTATTCCTCTTTTAGCTCCTTCTCCATTGATACCTTTCACAAATAATTCTGTGCCTAAGTTATCAG GCCTGTGTTCATTGAATTTCTCAGCTGCTCAACATATAATGACCCAAACTGCGACGGATTGCTGGACTTCCTTTGCCCCCTATTTGGCAAATGTTGTATGTTGTCCCCAATTTGATGCCATGCTGGTAACCCTAATAGGTCAGTCAAGTAAATACTCTGGAGTGTTAGCTTTGAACACAACTCATGCTAAGCACTGCCTCTCTGATGTTCACAAGGTTCTTGTTAGTCAAGGAGCAACTGAAGACCTAAACAATATATGTTCAATCCATTCATCAAATCTCACTGAAGGCTCGTGTCCTGTTGCGTTTGTCGACGAATTTGAGAGCATTGTAGACACTTCCAGACTTCTAACGGCTTGTAGAAAAATTGATCCTGTAAATGAATGTTGTGATCAAGTATGCCAAAATGCTATAAACTATGCTGCTAGAAAAATTTCCTTAAATGACATGTCTAATTCAAATGGAAACCATAGTTTGCCTCGAAAGACGGCTCTGGTTAATGACTGTAAGAACATAGTTCTACGTTGGCTGGCCGGAAAACTCAACTCATCAGCAGCAAATAGTGTTTTTAGAGGACTTTCAAATTGCAACCTAAACAAAG TCTGCCCGTTGGTTTTTCCGAATATCTCAAGAATTGCAAAAGAATGTGGAAATCAGATAAGAAATCAAACATCTTGCTGCAAAGCAACCAAAAATTATGTCTCCTATTTGCAAGGACAAAGCTTTGTGACCAATCTACAAGCCTTGAAATGTGCTGTATCACTTGGGGAGAAGTTGCAGAAAGCAAATGTCACCAAGAATATCTATGATCTTTGCCATATAAGCTTGAAGGATTTTTCTCTTCAAG TTGGATCACAAG AATCTGGCTGCCTTTTACCAAGTTTGCCTTCGGATGCATCATTCGATAGAACTTCAGGAATTGGATTCATTTGCGACCTCAATGACAACGTTGTTGCTCCATGGACTTCGACATCTTACGCGCTACAATCTTCATGCAATAGAA CGACAAAACTTCCATCTCTTCCCACGTCGACATCGTCTCAAAATG GTCTTTTCATTAATATCTTAGTTTTGCCTCCCCTCTTCACCTCAACATTACTTCTCACGAGGCTTCTTTAA
- the LOC11443417 gene encoding uncharacterized protein: MGNCLANNKIIAQDDHENYNDEQAKVEKKMEMSSSKKFEARPRKERCMKKNKKVSFEIQNDEEVDRGRSDGNNCRSVRIRVVMTQEELKKMLSSSKDENDDNTTLEQLLGVMKLRGGKICKRDLGVCSWRPALESIPEDRLIK, translated from the coding sequence ATGGGAAACTGCTTagcaaacaacaaaataatagcACAAGATGATCATgaaaactataatgatgagcAAGCAAAAGTTGAGAAGAAGATGGAGATGTCTTCATCGAAGAAGTTTGAAGCGCGTCCGAGGAAAGAAAGATGcatgaagaagaacaagaaggtTAGCTTTGAGATACAAAATGATGAAGAAGTTGATAGAGGAAGAAGTGATGGTAATAATTGTAGAAGTGTGAGGATTAGAGTGGTGATGACTCAAGAAGAGTTGAAAAAGATGTTGAGTAGTAGCAaggatgaaaatgatgataatACTACATTGGAGCAATTACTTGGTGTTATGAAGTTAAGAGGAGGAAAAATTTGTAAACGTGATTTGGGTGTTTGTTCTTGGAGGCCAGCTTTAGAAAGCATTCCAGAGGATCGTTTAATTAAGTAG
- the LOC11443418 gene encoding uncharacterized protein, with product MSWLLRSTKSKLFLSSSSSLSSTFSSIPRSTGSLSPAAPAAEQFHRTTTTLPYADQNSTKGHFSGLPNNLENKLAGHANQFNSLRYQALGLDTNVLAGARYGTQVSGTKSPMLLGLNTLMARNIERGVGADTLGLAGHRRFMSDIPSKTSEAKQSGFRPLSPHLPVYQPQLSSTLSICNRIAGAFLAAVTLLFYMIYMKVGLVGLTFDPFYQFVFYSSKLHLLAIEISALAMSYHLYSAIRHLFI from the exons ATGTCTTGGCTTCTCAGATCAACAAAATCAAAGCTCTTCttatcttcctcttcttctctttcttcaaccttctcTTCCATCCCTCGCTCCACCGGATCCCTCTCTCCCGCTGCCCCCGCCGCAGAACAATTCCACCGCACCACCACCACTCTTCCCTACG CGGATCAAAACTCTACAAAGGGACATTTCAGTGGCTTACCTAACAATCTGGAGAATAAGCTTGCTGGTCATGCTAACCAGTTCAATTCTTTG AGATATCAGGCTCTTGGACTGGACACTAATGTGCTGGCTGGAGCTAGATATGGTACTCAAGTTAGTGGCACCAAGAGTCCAATGCTATTG GGACTCAACACTCTGATGGCAAGAAACATTGAGAGAGGTGTGGGTGCTGACACATTGGGATTGGCTGGTCATAGACGTTTTATGAGTGACATCCCAAGTAAAACCAGTGAGGCAAAGCAGTCCGGTTTTCGCCCATTATCTCCTCATCTTCCTGTTTATCAACCCCAGCTTTCTTCGACGCTTTCAATTTGCAATAGAATTGCTGGAGCTTTCCTAGCTGCTGTCACCTTACTTTTTTATATGATATACATGAAAGTGGGCTTGGTTGGTCTCACCTTTGATCCATTCTACCAGTTCGTATTCTATTCATCAAAACTCCACCTACTTGCCATTGAGATTTCTGCCCTAGCAATGTCCTATCATCTGTATAGTGCAATTCGTCATTTATTCATATGA